One region of Marivirga arenosa genomic DNA includes:
- a CDS encoding helix-turn-helix domain-containing protein: MSVSQENVKLIFGLKVRQLRIEKGLSFIQLSKLTGLSASYLNEIEKGKKYPKIEKINILSDALEINFDDLVSLQLSKKLAPLGELLQSNLFKELPLELLGIEPAHLLDLLSNAPAKLGAFISTLIEISRNYGLRVESLYLNMLRSYQEMHDNYFQSLEDEVIAFKEKYLSKHTFPFSYEQLYEILNEQFNYQVWPKGLEHHQELKALRSMTIQGEKPQLLMNPKLTEQQQVFTMAKELGYQFLKLNPRPFTSSWVSVNSFEEMLNNYKASYFACALLLPAKEFTDDLKSFILQPQCNSEIIYNILEKYRCTPEMLMHRITNLLPKEFGVKELFFLRFSTSDNQTFKLTKEMHLSGLHNPHGTALDQHYCRRWASIEILKELQNDNVVAEDTVRCKVQKSKYVNSDNEYLIISLAKSSNKNIGQNSSVSIGLLITPQMKKRISFHNDPTIPIRIVNETCETCPLYDCKERAAKPYVYEAKQQLDAMKKAVELMVNS; encoded by the coding sequence ATGTCAGTATCTCAAGAAAATGTAAAGCTAATTTTTGGATTGAAAGTAAGGCAATTAAGAATTGAAAAAGGGCTTTCTTTTATTCAATTATCAAAACTTACGGGTTTATCAGCGTCCTATTTAAATGAAATAGAGAAGGGTAAAAAATATCCGAAAATTGAGAAAATAAATATACTTTCTGATGCGCTTGAAATCAATTTCGATGATTTAGTTTCTTTACAATTAAGTAAGAAGCTAGCTCCTTTGGGTGAATTATTACAATCTAATTTATTTAAAGAATTACCTCTAGAGCTTCTAGGGATAGAACCAGCTCATTTATTAGATTTATTAAGTAATGCTCCTGCAAAACTTGGTGCTTTCATTAGTACTCTTATTGAGATCAGTAGAAATTACGGTTTAAGAGTGGAAAGCTTGTATTTGAATATGCTACGATCCTATCAGGAAATGCATGATAATTATTTCCAATCTTTAGAGGATGAAGTAATAGCTTTTAAGGAGAAATATTTATCGAAGCATACTTTCCCTTTTAGCTATGAGCAATTATATGAAATTTTGAATGAACAGTTTAATTATCAAGTTTGGCCAAAGGGGTTGGAACATCATCAGGAGTTAAAAGCCTTAAGATCCATGACTATTCAAGGAGAAAAGCCGCAGTTATTAATGAATCCTAAATTGACAGAGCAGCAACAGGTTTTTACCATGGCTAAAGAATTAGGATATCAATTTTTGAAATTAAATCCGCGACCTTTTACCTCAAGCTGGGTTTCTGTTAACTCTTTTGAGGAGATGTTGAATAATTATAAGGCTTCTTATTTTGCTTGCGCTCTCTTACTCCCTGCGAAAGAATTTACTGATGATTTAAAATCATTTATTTTACAGCCACAATGTAATTCTGAAATAATATATAATATTTTAGAAAAGTATAGATGTACACCAGAAATGTTGATGCATCGGATCACAAACCTATTACCCAAAGAGTTTGGGGTTAAAGAGTTGTTCTTTTTAAGGTTTAGCACTTCCGATAATCAAACTTTTAAGCTCACCAAAGAAATGCATCTGTCTGGATTGCATAATCCACATGGTACTGCTCTGGACCAACACTATTGTAGAAGATGGGCATCAATAGAAATTCTCAAAGAGCTTCAAAATGACAATGTTGTTGCTGAAGATACTGTTAGATGTAAAGTTCAGAAAAGTAAATATGTTAATTCAGATAATGAATATTTGATCATAAGCTTAGCCAAGTCAAGCAATAAAAATATAGGTCAAAATAGTAGCGTTTCCATTGGTTTGTTAATCACTCCTCAAATGAAGAAAAGAATAAGTTTTCATAATGATCCTACGATTCCGATTAGAATTGTAAATGAGACTTGTGAGACATGTCCACTGTATGATTGCAAAGAAAGAGCTGCCAAACCTTATGTATATGAAGCCAAACAGCAATTAGATGCAATGAAGAAGGCTGTAGAACTCATGGTTAATTCTTGA
- a CDS encoding ABC transporter permease, whose protein sequence is MDYLENIKEGVRSIKGNRLRTILTAAIIAIGITALVGILTAIDGIQNSVSGNLAGLGANNFDIEARGQDGRRGTSQGKKEKSYEPIGYKEALLFKSKYNYAGNVSIYTRITGSAELKYKSEKTTPTIRVYASDENYLIQKAYDIAEGRNFSPLEVQNNNKVVILGANVVGKLFNENVDPINKDISFFGSRFKVIGVLEEQGGMGGGGADQSIIIPIGLSTLFANRTLQYAITVSLPDAVMMDQGIAEATGVMRGVRGDGIGQENSFNIQKSESLAERLEEIAGYLRIGGFAIGAITLLGASIGLMNIMMVSVTERTREIGIRKAIGASPTKIRLQFLWEAIVICQIGGLAGIVLGIAIGNGISALISEGGFVVPWVWMIVGFTISASVGLISGYYPAFKASKLDPIESLRYE, encoded by the coding sequence TTGGATTACCTAGAAAACATAAAAGAAGGCGTAAGGTCGATTAAAGGAAATCGGTTAAGAACTATTTTAACGGCAGCTATTATTGCTATTGGAATCACTGCATTAGTGGGTATACTTACCGCTATTGATGGTATTCAGAATTCAGTTAGTGGTAATTTAGCGGGACTAGGTGCCAATAATTTTGACATAGAAGCAAGAGGACAGGATGGAAGAAGAGGTACATCTCAAGGAAAGAAAGAGAAAAGTTATGAACCTATAGGTTACAAAGAAGCTTTACTTTTTAAAAGTAAATATAATTATGCTGGTAATGTGTCCATTTATACCAGAATAACCGGAAGTGCTGAATTAAAATATAAATCAGAGAAAACTACACCTACCATCAGAGTCTATGCCTCTGATGAAAACTATTTAATACAGAAAGCTTACGATATTGCTGAAGGAAGGAATTTTTCACCTCTTGAGGTTCAAAATAATAATAAAGTAGTGATTTTAGGTGCTAATGTAGTAGGTAAATTATTTAATGAAAATGTTGATCCTATCAATAAAGACATATCCTTTTTTGGTTCAAGATTTAAGGTGATCGGTGTTCTGGAAGAACAAGGAGGTATGGGAGGTGGAGGTGCCGACCAGTCAATAATAATTCCAATTGGATTATCTACACTTTTTGCTAACCGTACTTTACAATACGCTATTACGGTTTCTTTACCAGATGCAGTAATGATGGATCAAGGAATCGCTGAAGCAACGGGTGTTATGAGAGGGGTTAGAGGAGATGGAATTGGACAAGAGAACTCTTTCAACATTCAAAAAAGTGAATCCTTAGCGGAAAGGTTAGAAGAAATTGCAGGCTACCTCAGAATCGGAGGCTTCGCAATAGGGGCTATTACATTGTTAGGAGCATCTATTGGTCTCATGAATATTATGATGGTTTCAGTAACAGAAAGAACTCGAGAAATCGGAATTAGAAAAGCGATTGGTGCGTCACCTACAAAAATCCGTTTACAGTTTTTATGGGAAGCCATCGTAATATGTCAGATAGGGGGTCTGGCAGGAATTGTATTAGGTATTGCCATCGGAAACGGTATATCGGCTCTCATTAGTGAAGGAGGTTTTGTGGTGCCATGGGTCTGGATGATTGTAGGATTTACCATTTCTGCATCCGTAGGTTTAATTTCTGGTTATTATCCTGCATTTAAAGCTTCTAAGCTTGATCCTATAGAATCATTACGATATGAATGA
- a CDS encoding glycine-rich domain-containing protein, protein MFHNSTINKSLLSALDSEDDNIIIQGFMERYSVSCDEATEILNETKKWLWLASENIKEKKGFRLFIDNSLMIIDEMWHNFILHTRLYQKFCHEKLNTFIHHEPTPASEKVIGFDSEAEKQKFEKNQEEKLSQQLSYIYDKLGPETLTKWYEEFPEKFNQKKMQAIKR, encoded by the coding sequence ATGTTTCATAATTCTACAATAAATAAATCTTTATTATCAGCTTTAGACTCTGAAGATGATAATATAATAATACAAGGATTTATGGAAAGATATTCTGTTAGTTGTGATGAAGCTACAGAAATACTTAATGAAACTAAAAAATGGTTATGGTTAGCTTCTGAAAATATAAAGGAGAAAAAGGGTTTTCGACTTTTTATTGATAATTCATTAATGATAATTGATGAGATGTGGCACAATTTTATATTGCATACAAGGCTTTATCAAAAATTTTGTCATGAAAAGTTAAATACATTTATTCATCATGAACCCACTCCTGCTTCTGAAAAAGTAATAGGGTTTGACAGTGAAGCAGAAAAACAAAAATTTGAAAAAAATCAGGAGGAAAAATTAAGTCAACAATTATCATATATATATGATAAGTTAGGTCCAGAAACCTTAACTAAATGGTACGAGGAATTTCCTGAAAAATTTAATCAAAAGAAAATGCAAGCGATAAAACGCTGA
- a CDS encoding S8 family peptidase produces MEIKKILTLILAASILWSCSNDDEMLDMKDDSVEIVQEIELVPKEDIDAIIIKSLQDNDEFKWSQLNDVQLWSALMHADSILTVGYKAEGESNINERITSINVEDPNWVKSRTDIVEETRFVLERKYQRSVNKDDLERFSHDVLPFLEMKILDLEVISRLRSMENVRYIEPLSYEVDFQTYNEGQRYSDSGCSNEPNFNISGLYTTISPNAKMSWNYPQMGINQAWEYSTGAGITIGMIDTGVSPNQENLGGQFNSGFSQGRTVERRGTYQTGMWWWKEYDGPDDKCGHGTSMAGVATAPRGNDGNAVGVAYNANLVGVRGTSDVVINGGNEKDGVTEALVYLGNRSDVKIISMSIGDVFNNSKVADGIRYAYGKGKLIFAAAGTSTSFTNWFGVIFPASMNETVAVTGVKEGQYKRCDVCHSGSKVDFTVIMEQAGTNAHPLSVAMNGDQPSTVGGSSVATATTAGIAALVWSRNPGWSRSQVLQKMKESADFYPNRNSEFGYGNLNAFTAVQ; encoded by the coding sequence ATGGAAATTAAGAAAATTTTAACATTAATATTAGCAGCCTCAATTTTATGGTCGTGTTCTAATGATGATGAAATGCTGGATATGAAAGATGATTCAGTTGAAATAGTACAAGAAATAGAATTAGTGCCTAAAGAAGATATTGATGCTATTATTATAAAGTCATTGCAAGATAATGATGAGTTCAAATGGTCCCAATTAAATGATGTTCAACTATGGAGCGCCTTAATGCATGCTGATAGTATACTAACTGTAGGATATAAGGCGGAAGGTGAAAGCAACATTAACGAAAGAATAACCTCAATTAATGTTGAAGATCCAAATTGGGTAAAATCTAGAACGGATATAGTAGAAGAAACCCGTTTTGTATTGGAAAGAAAATATCAAAGATCAGTCAATAAAGATGATTTGGAACGCTTTTCACATGATGTATTACCTTTTCTTGAAATGAAGATTCTTGATTTAGAGGTAATTAGCAGATTGAGATCAATGGAAAACGTTCGGTATATTGAGCCTTTAAGCTATGAGGTTGATTTTCAAACCTATAATGAGGGTCAAAGATATAGTGATTCGGGTTGCTCAAATGAACCGAATTTTAATATCTCTGGGCTTTACACTACCATTTCTCCAAATGCTAAAATGTCATGGAATTATCCTCAGATGGGCATCAACCAAGCTTGGGAATATAGCACTGGTGCTGGTATTACAATTGGTATGATTGACACAGGTGTTTCTCCAAATCAGGAGAATTTAGGGGGGCAATTCAATTCTGGTTTTTCTCAAGGCAGAACTGTTGAACGTAGAGGAACCTATCAAACTGGAATGTGGTGGTGGAAGGAATACGATGGACCGGATGATAAATGTGGTCATGGCACCTCTATGGCTGGAGTGGCTACCGCGCCAAGGGGAAATGATGGGAATGCTGTTGGTGTAGCTTATAACGCCAATTTAGTAGGCGTTAGAGGAACTAGTGATGTAGTAATAAATGGTGGGAATGAGAAAGATGGAGTAACTGAAGCTTTGGTTTATTTAGGGAACCGATCTGATGTGAAAATCATTAGCATGTCAATAGGAGATGTTTTTAATAATTCTAAAGTAGCGGATGGTATTCGTTATGCTTATGGAAAAGGAAAGTTAATTTTTGCAGCTGCAGGAACTTCTACAAGCTTTACGAATTGGTTTGGTGTAATCTTTCCAGCAAGCATGAATGAAACGGTTGCAGTAACGGGTGTTAAAGAAGGTCAATATAAAAGATGTGATGTTTGTCACTCGGGTAGTAAAGTAGATTTCACTGTAATTATGGAGCAGGCTGGAACAAATGCGCATCCTTTATCAGTAGCCATGAATGGTGATCAACCTTCTACCGTAGGAGGCTCTTCAGTTGCTACTGCTACTACTGCTGGAATAGCGGCTCTTGTTTGGTCAAGAAATCCTGGGTGGAGCAGAAGCCAAGTATTACAAAAAATGAAAGAATCGGCAGATTTTTATCCTAATAGAAACTCAGAATTCGGATATGGTAATTTGAATGCGTTTACTGCTGTTCAATAA
- a CDS encoding RrF2 family transcriptional regulator has translation MISKKSKYAINALVHLGRKYGGGPILISTIAEEENIPQKFLEAILLELKNDGILGSKKGKGGGYYLRREPENVNLAQVLRLFDGAIALLPCVTFKFYERCEECKDEETCSIREAFLKVRNETVKIFKNQTLKTLVEKEKKLIAKKKS, from the coding sequence ATGATTTCAAAGAAGTCTAAATATGCAATTAATGCTTTAGTGCATTTAGGTAGAAAGTACGGGGGTGGTCCTATTCTCATTAGCACTATAGCTGAAGAAGAAAATATTCCTCAAAAGTTCTTAGAAGCTATACTGTTAGAATTAAAGAATGATGGGATATTAGGAAGCAAAAAAGGCAAAGGGGGAGGCTACTATTTAAGAAGAGAACCCGAAAACGTGAATTTAGCTCAAGTTCTTCGTTTGTTTGATGGGGCTATAGCCTTATTACCCTGCGTTACTTTTAAGTTTTACGAACGCTGTGAAGAATGCAAAGATGAAGAAACCTGCTCTATAAGAGAGGCTTTTCTAAAAGTGCGTAATGAAACCGTTAAGATTTTTAAAAATCAGACACTCAAGACTTTAGTAGAAAAAGAGAAAAAATTAATAGCTAAAAAGAAAAGCTAA
- a CDS encoding YgaP family membrane protein: protein MKANMGTADKAIRILLAITVGILYYFGVISGTLAIILGVLAIIFIATSFISFCPLYLPFGISTRKKS from the coding sequence ATGAAGGCAAATATGGGAACGGCTGATAAAGCAATCAGAATTTTATTAGCTATCACAGTGGGTATTTTATATTATTTTGGAGTTATTTCGGGTACATTAGCTATAATTCTAGGAGTATTGGCTATCATTTTTATAGCTACTAGCTTTATCAGTTTCTGTCCACTTTATTTACCATTTGGAATATCAACCCGGAAGAAATCATAA
- a CDS encoding sensor histidine kinase: protein MIQNYSSKEYKAGISNWDMAIGNYGILYFSNLTGLLRYDGYNWDYIKINGGKISRSIHKDYKGRIYIGSNNEIGYLNSDSLGQVYYQSLRKKLQIEQFGNVIQTLSIKDKIYFITLNYLIQYDQSEFKHWKLNKGFGGFIYNERIYIKEVDKELKKLENDSLNAIPMINTINPNLIRNNVTNLTQSDELYIIDINSNKGYKFKNDSIFETKLTFPFGKSVLSITGNENSFWASTVRDGIFNFNLKSSIINHIGMKNGFPTNIIFNIHSDKQNGVWALHQDGITRIQSDKKIMCWNKNKNSSFIISEISNKNSIPYFATLNGLYSLKKNSMLNFIPASKDRLFHIFEYQNFRVAMGEKGMYQIIDSKNIKTHPIQKATNSFDFNESTISITTFNDGIIKYNFKNQDVHEYIPEINGFCNSTLSMDSIHWLSYKSEGIYLINDNNGHPKWKFFNQKHGLPDVSGINILKTLDDEILFSTTKGFYTLNARPKADSSDFFVPHTKITSEKLNINNIDQDKFGNYWITVIEESQKQSVIKYERQKDGSYLKITQALKVIPNQNFSTIYVDESEDSVVWIAGSEGLYRFDEKIKVNYDIKFNTFINNVSLRDSLISAGIYKTYKGLDSIPTLTIQQSEDEIPKFDFSNNNIKFGFSALFYEQPKRNQYSYKLEGFDKKWSSWTSINNKEYTNLPAGSYTFKVKSKNLYDVEGATATYTFSILPPWYQTTWAYLIFSVITVGIIWFLMLAYTYRVRQHRKKLKLIVADRTFEVMQQKRVIEKQLVKMQNLNEEISQQRDDILEKNEELESSQQKIITTNEKLQELNHALEERVEKRTAKIKDTIRKLQQTNKDLDTFTYKTSHDLKGPISRIKGILALARYENPEAKSDKYLDLIEKTTKEMDILLAKLTQVHNIYNSKIEYNSIDIPTVFRDVMDRISPLVEQSQFKFKFDLQNENELKTDVKMLELILLNLLENALTYFDDDKPQKEIKLSTIRKTNTFYLSIEDNGIGIPEKQLPKIFEMFYRGSEKSIGNGLGLYLVKVAVEKIGAKLECESEEHNFTRIIIKFPLNKE from the coding sequence ATGATCCAAAATTATTCTTCCAAAGAATATAAAGCTGGAATTTCAAATTGGGATATGGCAATAGGTAATTATGGGATTTTATATTTTTCTAACTTGACGGGTTTATTAAGATACGATGGATATAATTGGGATTATATTAAAATTAATGGGGGAAAAATATCCCGTAGCATTCACAAAGATTATAAAGGCAGAATATATATAGGCAGTAATAATGAAATAGGCTACTTAAACTCCGACAGCTTAGGCCAAGTATATTACCAATCTTTAAGAAAAAAATTACAAATAGAGCAGTTTGGCAATGTCATTCAAACGCTAAGTATAAAAGATAAAATTTATTTCATAACACTAAATTACCTTATCCAATATGATCAATCGGAATTTAAACACTGGAAATTAAATAAAGGATTTGGTGGCTTTATATATAATGAAAGAATTTATATAAAAGAGGTTGATAAAGAATTGAAGAAGCTGGAGAATGACAGTTTAAATGCTATTCCAATGATAAACACAATTAACCCAAACTTGATCAGAAATAATGTAACAAATTTAACCCAGTCCGATGAACTGTATATAATAGACATTAATTCAAATAAAGGCTATAAATTCAAGAATGATTCTATTTTTGAAACAAAACTCACATTTCCTTTTGGTAAGTCAGTATTATCTATTACTGGTAATGAGAATTCTTTTTGGGCATCAACAGTAAGAGATGGTATTTTTAATTTCAATTTGAAAAGTTCGATAATAAATCATATTGGGATGAAAAATGGCTTCCCTACTAATATAATTTTCAATATACATTCAGATAAGCAAAATGGAGTTTGGGCACTACATCAAGATGGAATCACTAGAATCCAATCTGATAAAAAAATAATGTGCTGGAATAAAAATAAAAATTCCAGCTTCATAATTAGTGAAATTTCAAACAAGAACTCCATTCCATATTTTGCAACTCTCAATGGTTTATATAGTCTTAAGAAAAATAGTATGCTGAATTTTATACCAGCTAGCAAAGACAGATTATTCCACATATTTGAATATCAAAATTTTAGAGTTGCAATGGGAGAAAAAGGAATGTATCAGATAATAGATAGTAAAAACATAAAGACTCACCCGATACAAAAAGCTACTAATTCCTTTGATTTTAATGAAAGTACAATTTCAATAACTACATTTAATGATGGTATAATTAAATACAATTTCAAAAATCAAGACGTACATGAATATATCCCTGAGATAAATGGCTTTTGCAATAGTACATTAAGTATGGATTCCATTCATTGGTTAAGTTACAAATCTGAAGGAATCTATCTGATTAATGATAATAATGGTCATCCAAAATGGAAATTTTTCAATCAAAAACACGGATTACCAGATGTTAGTGGAATCAATATATTAAAAACTCTTGATGATGAAATCTTATTTTCTACCACAAAAGGCTTTTATACTCTTAATGCAAGACCGAAAGCTGATTCAAGCGATTTTTTTGTTCCACATACAAAAATTACCTCTGAGAAATTAAACATCAACAATATTGATCAGGACAAATTCGGTAATTACTGGATTACTGTAATTGAAGAATCACAAAAACAATCGGTAATAAAATATGAGCGACAAAAAGACGGTAGTTATTTAAAAATCACCCAAGCATTAAAAGTAATTCCAAATCAAAATTTTTCTACAATTTATGTTGATGAATCTGAAGATAGTGTTGTTTGGATAGCTGGTAGTGAAGGATTATATCGATTTGATGAAAAAATTAAAGTTAATTATGATATTAAATTTAATACATTCATAAATAACGTAAGTTTAAGAGATTCCTTAATTTCTGCTGGTATTTACAAAACCTACAAAGGATTGGATTCAATACCAACATTAACTATACAACAATCAGAAGATGAAATACCAAAATTTGACTTTAGTAATAACAACATAAAATTTGGTTTTAGTGCATTATTTTATGAGCAACCTAAAAGAAATCAATACTCATATAAATTAGAAGGGTTTGACAAAAAATGGTCTAGCTGGACCTCAATAAACAATAAAGAGTATACCAACTTACCAGCAGGTAGTTACACCTTTAAGGTTAAATCTAAAAACTTATATGATGTAGAAGGAGCCACTGCTACTTATACATTTAGTATTCTTCCACCCTGGTATCAAACCACCTGGGCATATCTAATTTTTAGTGTTATAACTGTAGGTATTATCTGGTTTTTAATGTTAGCCTATACATATAGAGTTCGTCAACACCGAAAAAAGCTAAAACTCATTGTAGCCGATAGAACATTTGAAGTAATGCAGCAAAAAAGGGTTATTGAAAAGCAATTAGTCAAAATGCAAAATTTAAATGAAGAAATAAGCCAGCAGCGTGATGACATATTAGAAAAAAATGAAGAATTAGAAAGCTCGCAGCAAAAAATAATCACCACCAATGAGAAACTTCAAGAACTCAACCATGCTCTTGAAGAACGAGTTGAAAAGCGAACAGCAAAAATTAAAGATACAATAAGAAAGCTTCAGCAGACCAATAAAGACTTAGACACTTTCACCTATAAAACTTCTCATGATTTAAAAGGCCCTATAAGTAGGATTAAAGGGATTTTAGCTCTTGCAAGATATGAAAACCCTGAAGCCAAATCTGATAAATATTTAGATTTAATTGAAAAAACAACCAAAGAGATGGATATTCTCTTAGCTAAACTTACGCAAGTCCATAATATTTATAATTCAAAAATTGAATATAATAGTATTGACATTCCTACAGTATTTAGAGATGTTATGGATAGAATTAGTCCATTGGTTGAACAATCTCAATTTAAATTTAAATTTGATTTACAAAATGAAAATGAGTTGAAAACTGATGTAAAAATGTTAGAACTCATTTTACTTAATTTGTTAGAGAATGCCTTAACCTATTTTGATGACGATAAACCACAAAAAGAAATAAAACTTAGTACAATAAGAAAAACAAACACTTTTTATCTTTCTATTGAAGATAATGGTATAGGAATACCTGAAAAACAACTTCCTAAAATATTTGAAATGTTTTACAGAGGTTCTGAAAAATCGATTGGTAATGGGCTTGGACTTTATTTAGTTAAAGTAGCCGTTGAAAAAATAGGAGCAAAATTAGAATGTGAATCGGAAGAACACAATTTCACCAGAATTATTATCAAATTTCCGTTGAACAAAGAATAA
- a CDS encoding asparagine synthetase B — MIKNITLYLFISFFSANILFANQILVPMDKEQANHLKAYGVAYWILEKEIPIDWLLNYRGGSFLIESRQSIINELIIRGISYEIISDANANSLLDEIASPSSNKDAMRLNKVPKIAVYSPKSKQPWDDAVTLVLTYAEIPYDVIFDDEIMTEGLSEYDWIHLHHEDFTGQYGKFYRSYANQPWYIEQQKEYEAMAKKHGFRKVSQLKLAITQKIRGFVNKGGFLFAMCSATDTYDIALAAAGVDIAARMYDGDPADPNAQEKLDYEQTLAFEDFKLEMNPLEYEYSNIDQNQIDRPGIKEGNDFFTLFEFSAKWDPIPTMLTQNHEKLIKGFMGQTTAYRKSLIKPDVVILGENDEINEARYIHGIFGKGFWTFYGGHDPEDYQHFVGEPPTDLNLHPNSPGYRLILNNILFPAAKKKKKKT; from the coding sequence ATGATTAAAAATATTACGCTATACCTTTTTATAAGCTTCTTTTCGGCAAATATTCTATTCGCCAATCAAATTCTAGTTCCAATGGATAAAGAACAGGCCAATCATTTGAAAGCCTACGGAGTAGCCTATTGGATTTTAGAAAAAGAAATTCCGATTGATTGGTTATTGAATTACCGAGGCGGGAGCTTTCTGATAGAAAGTCGACAATCCATTATTAATGAATTAATCATTAGGGGCATTAGCTATGAAATTATTTCTGATGCCAATGCTAATAGTTTATTGGATGAGATAGCGAGCCCTTCTTCTAATAAAGATGCAATGCGACTGAATAAGGTTCCTAAAATCGCAGTATATTCACCGAAGTCAAAACAACCTTGGGATGATGCCGTAACGCTTGTACTCACTTATGCGGAAATTCCTTATGATGTAATCTTCGATGATGAAATCATGACAGAAGGTTTATCAGAATATGATTGGATTCATCTTCATCATGAGGATTTCACCGGGCAATACGGTAAATTTTATAGGAGCTACGCAAATCAACCCTGGTATATTGAACAACAAAAAGAATATGAAGCCATGGCTAAAAAACATGGTTTCAGAAAAGTAAGTCAATTAAAATTAGCTATTACTCAAAAGATCAGAGGTTTTGTCAACAAGGGAGGCTTCTTATTTGCCATGTGTTCTGCTACTGATACTTACGATATAGCCTTGGCTGCAGCTGGTGTTGATATAGCTGCTAGAATGTATGATGGTGATCCTGCAGATCCGAACGCTCAAGAAAAACTAGATTATGAGCAAACTTTAGCTTTTGAGGATTTCAAATTAGAAATGAACCCATTAGAGTACGAATATTCAAATATTGACCAAAACCAAATTGACAGACCCGGTATAAAAGAAGGAAATGATTTCTTTACCTTATTTGAGTTTTCAGCTAAATGGGACCCAATCCCTACTATGCTAACTCAAAATCATGAAAAACTGATTAAAGGATTTATGGGACAAACTACTGCCTATCGAAAGTCATTAATAAAACCTGATGTCGTAATATTAGGTGAGAATGATGAGATTAATGAAGCTCGATATATTCACGGAATATTTGGCAAAGGATTTTGGACTTTTTATGGAGGGCATGATCCTGAAGATTACCAGCATTTTGTAGGTGAACCTCCTACCGATTTAAATTTGCACCCTAATTCACCAGGCTACAGATTGATATTAAATAATATCCTATTTCCAGCAGCTAAAAAGAAAAAGAAGAAGACTTGA